The Actinomycetes bacterium genome segment GCGGCCGTACCGGCCGCGTTCGGCACCCGGGTGCCGGCCCAGTGGAACGTGACCAGCGGCGCGGCGGCGACCGCGGCGCCGCCGCGGCTGACCGTGACGTTGGCGCCGGAGACCCCCAGCGTCCAGGTGTCCGCCGCGGTGCCCCTGACCTGGGTGCTGCTCGTGTCGAGCTCGATGCCGCCACCCCCGGTGGCCAGCGCCTTGCTGCCGATCGTCGCCGTCGCGACGGCGTGCAGCAGGTTCACCCGCAGGTCCATCGCGTCCGGGACGGCGGCCACGGCCGAGCCCGTGTAGTAGTGCGTGATGATCTGCGCCGCGGTGCTGCCTTCCTTGGCCATGCCCGCGGCGCCGTACTGTGACATGCCCACCCCGTGCCCGAACCCGCTGCCGCTGAAGTCGAACCAGGCCGGCAGGTCGGTGGGCGTGGCTGCCTGCGCCGTCGGCGTCGCACCCATCAGGCCGGCGACGAGCGCCAACCCGGCCAGGGCCGCGATCGGCCCGCGCCGGGCCATCAGCCGGCCGCCTGGTCGAGCTGCGTCCGGACGGTGTCGCTGATCGCGCCGGTGCCGCCCAGCAGCAGGGCCTGCTGCACCGCGTTGGCCTTGACGAAGGCCGCCGTCTCGACCGGCAGCTGGGTGCGCTGGGTGAGCAGCATGAGCTGGCCCAGCGAGCCGCCGGCCAGCGCGTCGACGAGGTTCGCCGGGTCACCGGAGCCCAGCACGATGGACGTCGCGGGAACCTGCCCCTCGAACCCGGTGGCCACCGCGGCCGCGGTCGCGTACCGGTTGGTGCCGGCCGCCCTGGTCACGCCCGGCAGGCCGCTCACGGAGGCGCTGGAGATCGCCGCCTCGCCGCCGACCACGAGGACGCTGGTCACGCCGAGGCTGCTGATCTCGGCGGTGGTCTCCGGCGGGACGCTGCCGGCCTGGGTGAGCAGGATCGGGCGGCCGGTCGCCGCGGCCGGTCCGCCTGCGGCGAGCGCGTCGACGAGGTGGGCGTCGTCCCCGGACGCCAGCAGCACGTCGGTGGCCTTCCCGATCTGGGCGGCCACGCGGGCCGCGGTGGCGTACCGGTTGACACCGTCCAGCCGGATGATTCCGGCGGCCGGGATTCCGAGGGCCCGCAGGCCGTCAACGACGCCCTGGCCGAGGGCCCCGAGGCCACCGACCAGGTAGACGGTGGTGACCTTGCGCGCGGCCAGGTCGGCACTCACGCCGGCCGGCAGCGCGTCCACGCCGGACAGCAGCAGCGGCGCACCGAGCGACTTCGCCAACGGCGCGGCCACCAGGCCGTCGACCACGTGGCTGGTCACGCCCGAGGCGAGCACGGTGGTGGTCGCCGTCGGGGCGGCCAGCTTGCCGATCGCCACGCTGGTTCCGTAGCGGTCAGTGCCGGCCAGCCGCGTGATCGGCAGGCAGGTGGCCGGGACGCCGGCGGTGGCGGTCACGCCGTAGGTCAGCGCGGCGCTGCGGGCGACGTCCGAGCCGGCCGCCGACTCCAGCAGGAGCTGGTACACGCCTGGCGGAGCCGCAGTACCGTCCTGCAGCTTGCCGTCCCAGGTCGCGGTGATCTTGGCCCCGGCAGTGGCCGACCCGGTGAGCACCCGCGCCGTCACACCGGTGCACAGCGACTTCACGGTCAGCGTCCAGGTCTGCGCCTTCGGCACGGTCGCGGTGACCGTGGTGGCCGCGCCCGGCAGCCCGGACGCCGGCGACACGGCCGGGTCGAACACTGCGGCGCCGATGAACGCCACGGCCTGGGCCCGGATGCTGTCCATGTAGGGGTACAGGTAGCGGCCG includes the following:
- a CDS encoding cell wall-binding repeat-containing protein — its product is MRLLPAAALVVAFVVPVTLALPVVSAPAAPSHPVAPRLQQWHLNGVDRAALHTSSTASAAKPSEVAVLTPELTATDRVQPFRLAGLSWTGAAEPGSAVYVRLHTSSGWGSWEELAISDDTPDPGSAEGRLGHQGTEPILAPGSDGVQVRMDTPNGTAPADVRLQLVDPGTSPADGSMQPTHPGSSAQAASSTPPIISRAAWGADESLRNGPPTYMSTVKVGFVHHTASANSYWQTSGWTQADAAKDIRAIYAYDTVGLGWNDIAYNFLVDMAGRIYEGRAGGVDKAVMGAHTGGFNTNSFGVAALGNLDAAAPSAAMVTGIARIMAWKLDLFHRNPNGYQSLVSGGYTGTKYPAGTVATIKAISAHRDVVSTACPGRYLYPYMDSIRAQAVAFIGAAVFDPAVSPASGLPGAATTVTATVPKAQTWTLTVKSLCTGVTARVLTGSATAGAKITATWDGKLQDGTAAPPGVYQLLLESAAGSDVARSAALTYGVTATAGVPATCLPITRLAGTDRYGTSVAIGKLAAPTATTTVLASGVTSHVVDGLVAAPLAKSLGAPLLLSGVDALPAGVSADLAARKVTTVYLVGGLGALGQGVVDGLRALGIPAAGIIRLDGVNRYATAARVAAQIGKATDVLLASGDDAHLVDALAAGGPAAATGRPILLTQAGSVPPETTAEISSLGVTSVLVVGGEAAISSASVSGLPGVTRAAGTNRYATAAAVATGFEGQVPATSIVLGSGDPANLVDALAGGSLGQLMLLTQRTQLPVETAAFVKANAVQQALLLGGTGAISDTVRTQLDQAAG